TAATCTCGGTACCGTTAAGCGTAATCGAGGTGGCGGATGCAAGTCCGGCCTCGGTCTTGCCAGCCCCCAGACCAAGACGAGCCAGCGAGCCCGCACCCGCAGCCGCATCCTTCAGCTCGATGTTCTTGCCATCGGCGGAAGTGAGGACCAGGCGCCCCTGAACATCGGAAGCTGTAACGCCAGTCGCCAAGGTGCCTGCGCCAGAGTTAAGTCCACCTGCGCCGTCATTGATTTTGCCAATGACTGCCGCAAGATCATCACCCTGATCGAAGCTGAAGGTCTCGCCATTCACGCTGATCGAGCTAGCTGCAGATAATCCGGTGACGCTTGTTTCCGCGCCGGCTGTATAGGTGCTAGTCGCGCTTGCCGATGTGGTTTGTGCTGCCACTGCAGTACTTGTAGTAGTGCTGCCCATCAGAGTTCCGCTGACGGCGATGTCCGCGCTCGTATCTTCGAAGGATAGAACCAGATTGCCATCGCCGTCTTGCGTAGCTGTCACGGCAGTGGAGCCGGTAAAACCAGCGGCGGCGATAGCCCCGTTAAGGGAGGCCAAATCGGTAACGCCGGTCATAGTGATTGACGTACCGTCAATCGACAGCGTTTCCGTATCGGCTATCGGGACGGCGCTTCCAGCCACTGCAGTGTTGGACGCTGGAGTAGTAGTATCGGCGCCAACCAGTGTGCCACTGACTTCGAACGGCGTACTGGTAGTCGAGCTGAAGATCAGATCACCGGTGTCTGAGTCGAGCTCTGCAGACACACCAGTCGTTTCCGTTGCGTCATTAATCGCAGCGACTAACGTTGCTTTATCAGTAACCCCCGTCAGAGTGACGGCATTACCGTCGATGCTAAGCGTACTGGCTGCCAGGTCGCCATCTGCAGGAATGTCTGCCGCCGCGATGGATGCGACGTTTGTATCAGTCCCTGTAACGTCTTTGGACGAGGCATCAAACTTGTTGCCCGTGACCTTAGCGCTCAGGTCTGTAGCCGTTCCATCGACAGATGCCGAGCTATAGCTACCCTTCAAAGATGTAGCACTCATGTCGCTCAAGCTGAACGAAATGGTTTCGTTGGAGTTGGCACCGATCTGGAAGGCGGTATTACCAAAGCTGCCGTCGAGCAGGTTCTTGCCACCGAACGTCGTGGTTTTGGCGATACGGGTCAGTTCACCGGACAGGGTATTGAATTCTTCCTGCAAGGATTGACGATCCTGACCACTGTTGGAACCGTTTGCGGACTGCAGCGCCAGGTCGCGCATACGCTGCATGATGTTGGTCGATTGCTGCAAGGCGCCTTCAGCGGTTTGCGCCATGGAGATACCGTCGTTGGCGTTCCGTACCGCAACGCTGAGGCCGCTGATCTGATTCGACATACGGTTGGAAATTTGCAGGCCGGCCGCATCATCCTTGGCGCTGTTGATACGGCTACCGGTGGAGAGACGCTCCATTGAAGTAGCCAGCGCATTGGAAGACTTGGTCAGGTTGCGCTGAGTATTCAACGACGCAATGTTGGTATTAACTGTAAGAGCCATGATGAGCCTCCAAGGGCGCTAGTTACTTTGATTGCCTGAGCTTGCGACTCCGGGCCGGCTTGTGCCCAGGCACCCATTGAGTTCGCATTCGATTAGCTTATCGGCGCCGTTTGGGTTGGCTTTAGGGCAGCTTCGAACTTTTTCGTGAGCCCGGTACCGCTCCAACACTACGCCAGCACATCCATACTGCGGACTTGCTTGACTAGCTTTTCGGGTGAAGCGGGGAAAACTTTAGGGGATGGCTGAAGCCGTTTCCCTGACCTGGAGTCAAAGGGAGCTCGCTCACTGCTGGTGAGCTTTGCTGGCGCGTCCCAGTCAAGGCCGCCCCCACAGATTCGGTGAAACATTTGGAGAGCGGGTATGACGGCGAAGCTCGCTGGGATGAGACGTTGCTGACGCGCTACGTACTTGCCGAACCAAGCTGAGCGAGGCGCTCGAGGAACTGCGCTTCGTCGAGCACCGTCACACCGAGTTCATTGGCTTTGGCGAGCTTCGAGCCGGCGCCGGGGCCCGCCACCACGCAGGTGGTCTTAGCAGATACGGAGCCGGCGACCTTTGCCCCCAACGCCTCCAGCCGCGCCTTGCCCTCATCACGGCTCATGGTTTCCAGCGTGCCGGTCAGCACCCAGGTCTGGCCGGCCAGCGGCAGGCCTTCGGCGGCTTTCCGCTCGCTTTCCCAATGCATGCCGAACTCCCGCAGCTGGGCTTCGATCAAACGGGCGCGCTCGGCGTTCTCGGGTTTGTCGAAGTAGTTGCGCAGGGAACGTGCGGCCTTTTCGGTGAGGCGCTCTACCTGACGCAGGTCGAGCCAGTCGGCGGCGATGATTGCCTCGAGCGAGCCGAAACGCTCTGCCAGTCGCTGGGCACCGGTGCGGGCGATATGAGGAATGTTGAGCCGGTCGAGCAGATCGGGCAGTGTCGCGCAGGCTGCGAACTCCGGATGCACGTCGCCCTCCTCCTGCGGCTCGACGCCACGCTCACGCAGCAGCGCGATGACCGTGCGGTTGTGTTCGTCCTCGAAGAAGCTATGGATTTCATGAGCGACTTCCAGACCGACATCGGGCAGGTAAACAAGCACGTCGGGCAATGCACGGCTGATTCGCTCCAACGAACCTAGCGCCCGCGCAAGCAACTTGGCGGTTTCTTCACCGACATCGGGTATGCCGAGGGCGTAGACGAACCTTGCGAGATTCGGTTTGCGACTAGCATCGATGGCGTTGAGCAGGTTACGCGTGGATATTTCGGCGAAACCTTCCAGATCGATGACCTGCTCATGGGTCAGGCAGTAGAGATCCGCCGGCGATTTGACCAACCCCCTGTCGACCAGCTGCTCGACGATCTTGTCACCCAGGCCGTCGATATCCATCGCACGGCGCGATACGAAATGGATGATCGCCTGCTTCAGCTGCGCCTGGCAGGCCAGACGGCCAACGCAACGGTAGATCGAGCCTTCGCTGACCGACTCACGGCCCTTGCTGCGCTTGATCAGCTGGGTACGCTCCACGGCAGAACCGCACACCGGGCACTGCTCCGGCACGTGCACGGCGCGCGCGTCGGCCGGGCGGCGTTCGGCGATTACGCCGAGAATCTGGGGAATCACGTCGCCTGCACGTCGCACGATCACCGTATCACCGATCATCACGCCAAGGCGCGCCACTTCGTCCATGTTGTGCAGCGTCGCGTTGGACACCGTAACGCCCGCCACCTGCACGGGCTTTAGCCGTGCGACCGGGGTGATCGCACCGGTGCGGCCGACCTGGAATTCCACATCGAGCAGTTCGGTGATTTCCTCCCGCGCGGGAAACTTGTGGGCGATGGCCCAGCGCGGCTCGCGCGCCCGGAAGCCCAGCTCACGCTGCTGCGCGACCGCGTTGACCTTGAACACCACACCGTCAATCTCATACGGCAGCGCGTCGCGCTTTTCACCGATGGCGTCGTAATAGGCGCGGCACTCGGCAACGCCCTTGGCCAGTTTCAGCTCACGGCTGATGGGCAGACCCCAGCCTTTCAAGGCCTGGAGAACGCCGATGTGCGTGTCAGGCAGTTCGCCGTCGCTGCGGCCGACGCCGTAGGCACAAAGTTCGAGCGGCCGGCTGGCAGTGATCTTCGAATCCAGCTGACGCAGGCTTCCAGCAGCGGCGTTGCGGGGATTGGCGAAGGGTTTGCCGCCGCTTTCCAGCTGCCGCGCATTCAGCGCTTCGAAGCCGGCCTTGGGCATGTAGATCTCGCCGCGCACCTCGAGCACCGCAGGCCAGCCACTGCCATGCAGCTTCAATGGAATGTTGCGCACGGTGCGCACGTTAGCGCTGATGTCCTCACCCGTGCTGCCGTCACCGCGGGTGGCGCCGCGCACCAGATGGCCGTTCTCATAGAGCAGGCTGACCGCCAGACCATCCAGTTTAGGTTCGCAGCTGTACTCGACCACCGTGCCATCGCCGAACAGGTCGCCCGCCGGCAGATCCAGCCCTTCGCGCACGCGGCGGTCGAAATCGAGCAGATCCTGCTCCTCGAAGGCGTTGCCCAGGCTCAGCATCGGCACTTCATGGCGCACCTGACCGAACGCCGCCAGTGCCGCGCCACCGACCCGCTGGGTTGGCGACTCGGGTGTCACCAGCTCCGGGTGCTCCGCCTCGAGCGCCTTGAGCTCATTGAACAGACGGTCGTACTCGGCGTCGGGAACGCTGGGTTCGTCGAGCACGTAGTAGCGGTAGTTGTGGGCGTCGATTTCGCTGCGCAGTTCGGCGATGCGCTCAGCGGCGGTTTGGGCGGAAGGCATAGGGACGGAGCCGTGACTGGGGCTGTGCTGATTCAGACCGCATCAGCGCGCCTTGGTTGATATGGAAGGCGTCGGATTCTAGCCGAATGCGAGTCCGAAGGCAGGTCTGCGGGTTCTGTTGGCTGGGGTCGAACTGGGCAGGCAGCGTTGCGTGACGATGCGCTGAAGCGAAGTGCCGGTGGGCTGAAGCCCACCCTACGATGCTCTGCAGAGCGAGGCGACAGGCCAGTGAAAGCGAGTCTGCCCCTTCAAACGCAACACCGGGCGCGAGGCCCGGTGCGGTGAGTTATCAGCGTTGCTTGATGGTCATCTGCCGGCGTTCGAACTCGACGATGCGCTGGCGGTAGTGTTCGATGGTCTGGGCGGTCAGCACACTGCGCTGGTCGTCCTTCAGCTCACCGTTGAGCTCCTGGGACAGCTTGCGGGCCGCGGCGACCATGACATCGAAGGCCTGCTTGGGATGACGCGGCCCCGGCAGACCTAGGAAGAAGCTCACGGCCGGTGTGGTGAAGTGATCGATATCGTCCAGGTCGAAGGTACCGGGCTTGACCGCATTGGCCATGGAGAACAGCACCTCACCATTGCCAGCCATGCTTTCATGACGATGGAAAATGTCCATTTCACCGAAACGCAAACCGCTTTCGAGAATATTCTGCAGCAGTGCCGGACCGCGGAAGCCGTGCGGATCACGGCAGATGACGTTGATCACCAGCACTTCCTCAACCGGCGGCAGCTCCTTCTGCGGCTGATCCTTCTCGTCCTCGTCATCACCGACCACTGGATCGAGCAGCGTCGGTACGGGCTCGTCAGTGTTGAGTTCAAGATCGCCTTGAAAAGGTTCGTCCTGCCGGCGCTTTTTGCTCGACTCGCGCGCACTCATCGGCGGCATATCGGCTTCGTCCAGCGAGGGCTCGTGATCGCGATTCACCACACGGGCCGGCCCGAGCAGTTCGGCAGAATCGTCGGCATCAGGAAGATTGGAGAGACTGCGGTCCAGCTTGAATTTCAGCTTGCCCTTGCCACCGCGCATGCGACGCCAGCCGTCGAACAGAATGCCGGCAATGACAATGATGCCGATGACGATCAGCCACTCGCGCAGACCGATATCCATTAATGCTTTAACCTCTGAATTCGATGATAAAGACGCAACGAACAGTCACGTGGGACCGCTTCAAGCGCATCGCAAAAATTGTGCTCTAAGCTAGCACGACGAACGGTAACTTTGCACCGTGCGGTAGTTCTCTTTTTATAGCGTTCCTTGTATCAAAAATGCTCAAACACGCGGCTTAATTCTAAGCTTCGGCAAGGGCAACGGCCTGTTCGACATCGACCGCTACCAACCGTGAACAACCCGGCTCATGCATGGTCACACCCATCAGCTGATCGGCCATTTCCATGGCGATCTTGTTATGGGTGATGTAGATGAACTGCACCTTCTCAGACATTTCCTTGACCAGTCGTGCATAACGGCCGACGTTGGCGTCGTCCAGTGGCGCATCGACTTCATCCAGCATGCAGAACGGCGCCGGGTTTAGCTGGAAGATCGCAAACACCAGCGCCAGCGCAGTCAATGCCTTTTCGCCACCGGAAAGCAGGTGAATGGTGCTGTTCTTCTTTCCGGGCGGACGCGCCATGATCGCCACCCCGGTATCGAGTAAATCTTCTCCGGTAAGTTCCAGATAAGCATTGCCGCCGCCGAACACTTTCGGAAAGAGCGCCTGCAGGCCACTGTTGATCTGGTCGAAGGTTTCCTTGAAGCGGTTGCGGGTTTCACGGTCGATCTTGCGGATGACGTTTTCCAGCGTGTCCAGCGCTTCGACGAGGTCGTCGTTCTGCGCATCGAGATAGCGCTTGCGTTCGGACTGCTGCTGGTATTCGTCGATCGCCGCCAGGTTGATCGGCCCCAGACGCTGGATTCGCTGAGCCAATCGCTCCAACTCCGCTTCCCAGGCCTGCTCGCTGGCTTCGCCGGGAAGCGTGGCGAGCACGCCATGCAGGTCGTAGCCGTCCTCGTGCAGCTGATCCTGCAGCGCCTTGCGCCGGACGCTCAGTTCTTGCCAGCCCAGGC
This DNA window, taken from Pseudomonas sp. FeN3W, encodes the following:
- a CDS encoding flagellin, which produces MALTVNTNIASLNTQRNLTKSSNALATSMERLSTGSRINSAKDDAAGLQISNRMSNQISGLSVAVRNANDGISMAQTAEGALQQSTNIMQRMRDLALQSANGSNSGQDRQSLQEEFNTLSGELTRIAKTTTFGGKNLLDGSFGNTAFQIGANSNETISFSLSDMSATSLKGSYSSASVDGTATDLSAKVTGNKFDASSKDVTGTDTNVASIAAADIPADGDLAASTLSIDGNAVTLTGVTDKATLVAAINDATETTGVSAELDSDTGDLIFSSTTSTPFEVSGTLVGADTTTPASNTAVAGSAVPIADTETLSIDGTSITMTGVTDLASLNGAIAAAGFTGSTAVTATQDGDGNLVLSFEDTSADIAVSGTLMGSTTTSTAVAAQTTSASATSTYTAGAETSVTGLSAASSISVNGETFSFDQGDDLAAVIGKINDGAGGLNSGAGTLATGVTASDVQGRLVLTSADGKNIELKDAAAGAGSLARLGLGAGKTEAGLASATSITLNGTEIKFNEGDNLDKIVTTINNASTGVTASKNAETGTLELFSEDTFTVADGTVGNGLAALGLEEGTNESITQESNLSNINISSAENSQMAVQVLDEALQMVDSVRAELGAVQNRFDNTISNLQNISENVSAARGRIQDTDFAAETANLSKNQILQQAGTAILAQAKQLPQAVLSLLQ
- the ligA gene encoding NAD-dependent DNA ligase LigA, with product MPSAQTAAERIAELRSEIDAHNYRYYVLDEPSVPDAEYDRLFNELKALEAEHPELVTPESPTQRVGGAALAAFGQVRHEVPMLSLGNAFEEQDLLDFDRRVREGLDLPAGDLFGDGTVVEYSCEPKLDGLAVSLLYENGHLVRGATRGDGSTGEDISANVRTVRNIPLKLHGSGWPAVLEVRGEIYMPKAGFEALNARQLESGGKPFANPRNAAAGSLRQLDSKITASRPLELCAYGVGRSDGELPDTHIGVLQALKGWGLPISRELKLAKGVAECRAYYDAIGEKRDALPYEIDGVVFKVNAVAQQRELGFRAREPRWAIAHKFPAREEITELLDVEFQVGRTGAITPVARLKPVQVAGVTVSNATLHNMDEVARLGVMIGDTVIVRRAGDVIPQILGVIAERRPADARAVHVPEQCPVCGSAVERTQLIKRSKGRESVSEGSIYRCVGRLACQAQLKQAIIHFVSRRAMDIDGLGDKIVEQLVDRGLVKSPADLYCLTHEQVIDLEGFAEISTRNLLNAIDASRKPNLARFVYALGIPDVGEETAKLLARALGSLERISRALPDVLVYLPDVGLEVAHEIHSFFEDEHNRTVIALLRERGVEPQEEGDVHPEFAACATLPDLLDRLNIPHIARTGAQRLAERFGSLEAIIAADWLDLRQVERLTEKAARSLRNYFDKPENAERARLIEAQLREFGMHWESERKAAEGLPLAGQTWVLTGTLETMSRDEGKARLEALGAKVAGSVSAKTTCVVAGPGAGSKLAKANELGVTVLDEAQFLERLAQLGSAST
- the zipA gene encoding cell division protein ZipA: MDIGLREWLIVIGIIVIAGILFDGWRRMRGGKGKLKFKLDRSLSNLPDADDSAELLGPARVVNRDHEPSLDEADMPPMSARESSKKRRQDEPFQGDLELNTDEPVPTLLDPVVGDDEDEKDQPQKELPPVEEVLVINVICRDPHGFRGPALLQNILESGLRFGEMDIFHRHESMAGNGEVLFSMANAVKPGTFDLDDIDHFTTPAVSFFLGLPGPRHPKQAFDVMVAAARKLSQELNGELKDDQRSVLTAQTIEHYRQRIVEFERRQMTIKQR